Part of the Parambassis ranga chromosome 16, fParRan2.1, whole genome shotgun sequence genome, GAGTTAGACAGAATCGTGAGCCCGTAAGCTGGTAAATGTTCATTGTGTTGTTCAGGGACACTTCAGCAGAGTTTATGGTTGTCAGCCGCTGTGGGGTGTCTAAGGCTCTGCAAGAACTGGGCCATCATGCGTTTTATCTTAAGATACATATGCTGGAAGAGAGAGGGGCACAGACAGTCTGGTGTCCTCTGGGTATGCAGCCAAGCTCTGCTGCAGATTTAAACAAATCAGGCTGAGGATGCTTCAAAGCAGAAATAAGGCTTCATgtgtctgattttattttatacattaAGCTGTTTTTCCTTAAATCTCTTGATGACACATTTATGCATACTCTACAGTCACATACTATACAGTTACATCCTGTGCATGACGACAGTGTCCTCCAGTCCCCTCTATGCCTGTGTACACTGTGTACAGTTATAGTGTGTACAGTTACATGGCAACAGCTCTAaggtgccatctagtggtcataAAAGCATCATCTTTATTGGTCTGTATCAATCAAATTCAGACATTACTGCCGAATCACAGGCTTTTCTTAATGCATGTAATTCCCTACAGCCTTAGGAAGGCTCTGTCCGTAACACAGTTGTCATAGAGGCTGAGTGTTGCTATTTATTTAGAGTTAGGCCAAACCAATAACATTGATTTTGTTATACACCCTAGACCAGCAGAATAAAAATCAGATATGTCATTTGTCACTATCATCCATATGATATGTTGATGGATACTGATGGAGTTTATTGAGTACTGAATAAATGATCAATACTGCACTGGCTATGGACTGTGCTGTAATTGTGAGTGGCCTGTACAGCATTGCAcagtgttgttgctgttgttgctttATATATTCATTATGATCATTCTTATTTGTTTTATAAATAGATTTAAATCTTTCAAAATAAGATACTCATCACACATATTTTTTCTATAAAACCGTGATTACAGCAAAATTAGAATTAGTTGAATTTCAGTGCTACACAAAATACTGAGTTGATTGTATTGTATGTGCTTAAGGATAGCCAGAAGATGGCAGTCTTATTCCACTAGACAGAGCTGATTTTTCTTGTATTAAATCCGTTTTCTCCACATTTGGTTGATGCTATGTCGTCATGACGCTGAGATCAACTTACATTTATAAGAACAGAATATGCAGAGTTCatattttctacttttttaaatgtgacaaGCACACTAAAAGGACTAAAAGGATGGCttacacacaaattaaaaatgaacaaatttTTTGTCAACACAATggagattcagattcagatgaCATGTCCCTGCCAATAAAATACCAACTCAGGTCCTCTTTGTAAATATgaatttttattgtttgtttggatTGTTTCTCTGTGCTGCCTTGTAGTGGAGAGACAAATTCCATCCCTATTGGTTAAAGGGTCACATGGTCTGGCAGCCTTTTTACTCATGAGAACAGTGACACAAGACgtccattcatttttaatgtttaaatatattcatCCCACAGGAACTGAGCAACGTCAACTACCTGGAGCTGTATCGTGTGGCTGACCTGTTTCACCTCCCCGCCTTAGAGGAGGCTGTGGTGGGCTTCCTGGTGCAGCATCTGTCTGAACTGAGCCAGAGCCGACAGGAAGAAGCCCTGCAGCTGCCCTACCGCCTCCTCAGGGAGGTGCTGAAGAGCGACCGTCTCACCTCCCTGAGCGAGGAGGAGATATGGAAGGTAGGGTATCAGAAGAGTGTGTATGTATGGGGCTACACTTCAACACTGCATTCCATGGGATTAAGTGTCATGAGAAACAATTATCTCTGCATATAAAACTGTAATGAAGAAATTGCATCTTAGTACCAAACTTATCAGTGTACAAAACACTAGATGTATAACACAACAAATTAAACAGTACCATCTACATCCCTAATActgtttgtttatattaaaatgCAATGGTAAAGACTGTTTCTGACTGTGTGCATAAGTGTGATAGACTGTAAgtccgtgcatgtgtgtgtgtgtgtgtgtgatgaactGTCGGGATTGCGGAGAGAAGCGGCAGTGCGGGGTGGGGACCTGCCGTTTTGACTGTTCATTTGCACCAATCAGCCCCcgcacccccccacccacccatacacacatacaccctcAGTTCTTTCTCCCCTTCTCTTCTCTGATTAGGCCCACCGCGGCTCCATCAGGGCCCCAATCCCCCAGCTGTCACTCGGCCGCCCGTCTGATTGAAAACAATCAGGCCTCTGATGGCACAATTACCCTGACCCTTTAGCCAGCCGCCGCTGCCATAATCAGCCTCTGATTAGGCTGCTTTGGGCCTCCTTCACTTCGCCCAGAAGGTTAATTTGGGCATCAGACGGAAGCGAACGGCAAGCGGGGGCTGTCGTCCGAAAGGGTGGGGGCTGAAGGGTGGCAGGGTGCACGCCAATACCGGACCGATATAGCTTGCCCGTCAATCATCCTCACTCAGAGTTTTCTTAGAGTCTCTCACGCTCTGGAAATCACATTTTccctgcctttgtttttttttccctccttccctTTCTTGCCATCCTTTGCTCTGCCTCTCTGTAgcttcccctcctccttttacctctctctccttttcacacacacacacacacactctcgcaCTTTCTCTTTCAGTGTGGAGGGGAAGGAGTTGATTTATTCTGTGCCCCGAGGAAGTTGTGTGATGCAGCGTGACCTTCACAGTCAACTGCtgtagtgcacacacacacacacacacacacacacactgtcacttcagagcgatgaggaggagagaggcggGGTGAGCAATAGCggaaagggaggaagagacaggagagtGCCACAGATACCACAAAAAGACAGAAGCCTGACTTGCATGTTTGTTGCATATTCACACCTTTGAAGGGGAAATAAGGGAAAGACAGTTTAGTTTGGAGAGCaaccataacacacacagacacaccgagTGGTCTTATCACACACCGAATCCTGTGTTATCTTTACACTTTTGTCTGATTTGTTCTTGGTCATCCTTTCCATTTCCCTCGTCCATTTCCCTGCAAACTTGCCTTTATTCGCCTGTAATAACTCCTCAGTCTCGGCACAGATTGTGTTAAAAACCACTTTGTTTTCCTGATAATGGTATCAGTGATCTGCAGTCATTTCGCCCACATTCACACCTCGTCGCAACTAAATAACCTTCCACCGCTCTCAAGTTCAATTAAATCCCTTCCCTGCTACCCAGTTCGCCTGCATTAAACAAAGGAGGGTGCCTGTGGATGTTTACAGTCCGTATATTGAATGCTGCTGATTAATAAAcacttgtgagtgtgtgtgttggcagttGTGGCTGCAGTGCTGCATTGCTTCAATCTTTTCATAATAGCCTATAGGTTTCTAAAAATATTCTGATTAGCACTCCctcaatgtgttgttttttgttacatagtgttttgttttcttttttttgcacaattaATTCTGTCTTTATATGTCTTTCCTTCTTCTTACCTTAGTTTTATAACGTCTTGGAAGGAATGAGAAGCTTTTTTTGTCAATTGTaacttttctttctgtcctcaGTTAGTCGTTTTGTGGCTTGAACATGACTGCCGCTACCAGTACACCGAGGACCTTCTACAGCACGTCCGCTATGGCCTGATGGATGTCCCCACCCTGCACCACCTCGCTCACAGCCATCCTCTGGTCCAGTCCAGCCCAACAGCTGCTGCCCTGGTGGACGAGGCCCTGGACTACCACCACGCCACCTTCGCACAGCCCCTCCACCAGTCAGCTCGCACCAGGCCTCGATTTCAGTCCCTCACCCTCTACATAATTGGCGGGAGGAAGCGGGAGGTGAGCAGAGTGAGGGAGCTGCGCTACTTCAACCCGGCAGCGCAGGAGCATGTACGTGTGGCAGGAGGATCGAACTGGAGTGAGCTAGCGCCCATGCCGACTGGTCGTAGCCACCACTGCGTGGCTGTAATGGGAAactttctgtttgttgttggtGGCGAGGTGGAGCATGCCACTGGGAGGACCTGTGCAGTAAGGACTGCGTGTAGGTATGACCCCAGGGGCAACCGGTGGACTGAGATTGCACCCATGAAGGCCTGCAGAGAACACTTTGTCCTGGGAGCTTTGGGACAGTACATGTATGCAGTGGGCGGCAGGAACGAGCTGAGGCAGGTGCTACCATCTGTGGAGCGCTACTGTCCCAAGAGGAACAAATGGATGTTTGTCCAGCCTTTTGACCGCTCACTGTCCTGCCATGCCGGCTGTGTGGCTGACAACCTGCTCTGGGTCTCAGGTACAGAATGACAGTAAAAAAGAATATGTTTTAACATGGCACATACATAAATAGATAAATGCATAGGCACACTAACACACTGCTCCATGCATATTTGTATAACTGACACGAGCAGAGGATGTGTCtttgtgctgcaggtggagtGACCAATACTGCTCAGTACCAGAACAGGTTGATGGTGTACGACCCAGAGCAGGTAACTGTAAACCgagtgtttttatatattaataattttGTGTCTTCTACTACACAAATTATACTTAGCATTATTTCTgatcatttttacagtgtagtgcAACAACCAGCCAAAGACTGAATGAGATTTTATTATATACTGTGTATTTTCTTAGATTTTATAATTCCCAATAAGTACAGGTCTGTTTGGAACAGGCTTTATTGAGGAAACAACCACATTCTGCCActaaaaacaccaaaatatgaCGACCACTCATCCCAACAGCTTCCAACACTACACTGTAATTTCCTCAGGTCTCTAGCAGTACACCCACCAAGTGTGAAGTAGTTTGGATGATCAAGAAAaatgaagaacacacacacacacacatacacacatgcagagacaaacagagattATCTGCTTTTCTAGAAAATATTTATCCCAGTGTTGTTTTCAGTGTACTGTTGTAAGTCCTTGACCTGACTCTAACCCTTCCAGTGGACCATCAGgggcctttattttgaaaaaccaAGGTCATGCAATGTATACTTTACATTATGAGTATAACgataattctttttttctttttttttctgaaaatgaaTGCAGACCTTATGTTCACTGTGATGGATTACACAACAGGCAGGTGTCAAGAGTCTGCTAATTGATTTTCACACCATATGGAAATTAAAGGAAACCACTGGCATTCTGGAGAATAGGAAAACCAGACTAGAAACATATTAACAACAAAGTactgtaatatatataatttgtaaataattgtgttaaaaaacaGTATTATCCCTTTAATATATAACCAATGAAAATGTCCTTTTATCCTAAATGCACACATATAAATTCAGTCACTGCATCATGGATAAGAAAACTTagccacagtctgtctgtgcatgtacATGCGGCAGTCGGATCACAGCGAGGCTGTATATATGGTAGTATGGAGGTATGCAGTGTGTATATCTGTAAGGTGCGTATCCATATGGGTCTATGTTTGTACATGTCTGCATGGAACGCAGAAGcaagtgaaagagagagggagagagtctCATTTGTATTCACCATGAATCTACATTCACCTGCCAGAGCAACAGCAACCCCCCACCCACTCTACCCTCAACAGATGGCCACCCGTCAGCtcccagcagacacacacacacacacactctctcattCTCTGCCTCAAtcaagcactcacacacacacacacactgacacaaaataAGCTTCAACACACTTAGTGAAATGAGCAGGGATCCTCGGTGTAAAATGGAGTGGCTGAAACATATGATTAGAAATAGGGAGGGAAGTCATTAGTACAAACCAGAGCTCCAgtgtcatgttatttatctaGCACTGAGCATACATCAATTACCCATGCATGGATATGCTTAAATATTAATCTTCTTATTCATCCTCCTTCTCTTTCCACCCTCTCTggtt contains:
- the klhl32 gene encoding kelch-like protein 32, whose translation is MPSEPSLCCREMLTGQRLCQSKTHQDSVLSALNQQRKDGLLCDVTLVAGEQKFHAHKAVLAACSDYFRAMFSLCMVESEADEVTLQGVTSVGLKHALDFAYTGQILLEPAVIQDVLSAGSHLQLLELLSLCSHYLIQELSNVNYLELYRVADLFHLPALEEAVVGFLVQHLSELSQSRQEEALQLPYRLLREVLKSDRLTSLSEEEIWKLVVLWLEHDCRYQYTEDLLQHVRYGLMDVPTLHHLAHSHPLVQSSPTAAALVDEALDYHHATFAQPLHQSARTRPRFQSLTLYIIGGRKREVSRVRELRYFNPAAQEHVRVAGGSNWSELAPMPTGRSHHCVAVMGNFLFVVGGEVEHATGRTCAVRTACRYDPRGNRWTEIAPMKACREHFVLGALGQYMYAVGGRNELRQVLPSVERYCPKRNKWMFVQPFDRSLSCHAGCVADNLLWVSGGVTNTAQYQNRLMVYDPEQDQWLARSPMLQRRVYHVMAAVRRQLYVLGGNDLDYNNDRILVRHIDSYNMDLDQWTRCSFSLLTGQNESGVAVHDDRIYVVGGYSIWTNEPLACIQVLDLSTEGKEEVFYGPTLPFASNGIATCFLPAPYFTCPNLQTLQIPHHRIGAV